In a single window of the Elaeis guineensis isolate ETL-2024a chromosome 8, EG11, whole genome shotgun sequence genome:
- the LOC140851066 gene encoding CASP-like protein 1F1, translating into MVATYKTSPVFEFFLVGNAITCGYSIASLPFVSKLVEGYILDVLDLVNLVVSMASASAATAIGYLGKEGNDQIGWMKVCPYYEKFCNRVVISLVCSYVGLLFCLLICAFSSVYKTRLSNNA; encoded by the exons ATGGTGGCTACTTACAAAACATCTCCCGTCTTCGA gtTCTTTCTTGTGGGGAATGCGATTACATGTGGGTACTCAATAGCTTCTCTTCCTTTTGTTTCTAAACTGGTGGAAGGCTACATATTGGATGTGTTGGATCTG GTAAATTTGGTGGTTTCAATGGCCTCAGCCTCAGCGGCTACAGCGATAGGCTATCTGGGGAAGGAGGGGAATGATCAAATTGGGTGGATGAAGGTGTGTCCCTACTATGAGAAGTTCTGCAACAGGGTTGTGATCTCTTTGGTCTGCTCATATGTTGGCCTTCTGTTCTGCTTGCTCATATGTGCCTTCTCATCTGTGTACAAAACCAGACTAAGCAACAATGCATGA